The proteins below are encoded in one region of Thermosulfurimonas marina:
- the rd gene encoding rubredoxin yields MKKYQCSVCGYIYDPAQGDPDRGYPPGTAFEDLPDSWTCPVCGAAKSEFTPYEG; encoded by the coding sequence ATGAAAAAGTACCAGTGCAGTGTCTGCGGCTATATCTACGATCCGGCCCAGGGAGATCCGGACCGGGGCTATCCCCCGGGAACGGCCTTTGAGGATCTTCCCGACAGCTGGACCTGTCCGGTCTGCGGGGCGGCCAAGAGTGAATTTACCCCCTACGAGGGCTAA
- a CDS encoding FprA family A-type flavoprotein — MGAVKIKEGLYWVGAVDWNVRNFHGYTTHRGTTYNAYLLVDEKVVLFDTVKLHFFDQFMEHIREVLGDPRKIDYLVINHIEPDHGGAIARTVEAIQPEKIFCTRNGRLGMIGYFHREDWPFVEVKTGDSLKVGRRTIQFVETPMVHWPDSMVSYIPEEKVLISQDAFGEHYATSTRFDDDVDFCELFQEVAKYYANIVLPFSPQVQKVLQTVKDLKLEIEMICPDHGVIWRRHVKEILEAYDRWSRYEAEPRVLVIYDTMWHSTEKMAWALYEGAVSEGVEAEFFRLSVTDTTELMTEVMRAKGLAFGSSTLNNGLLPTVAGFTTYMKGLRPRNKLGLAFGSYGWSGEAVKHLNKVFEETKTEIVHEGFRVKYAPTEEDLARCRELGRLLAQKVKEACGV, encoded by the coding sequence ATGGGAGCGGTGAAGATCAAAGAGGGCCTCTACTGGGTGGGGGCGGTGGACTGGAATGTGCGCAACTTTCACGGCTACACCACCCATCGGGGAACCACCTATAACGCCTATCTTTTGGTGGATGAAAAGGTCGTCCTTTTTGATACGGTAAAGCTTCATTTTTTTGATCAGTTCATGGAACACATACGGGAGGTCCTGGGGGATCCCCGGAAGATCGACTACCTGGTGATCAATCACATCGAGCCCGACCACGGAGGGGCCATCGCCCGCACGGTGGAGGCCATCCAGCCGGAGAAGATCTTCTGCACCCGCAACGGCCGTCTAGGGATGATCGGCTATTTCCATCGGGAGGACTGGCCCTTCGTGGAGGTAAAGACCGGAGACAGCCTCAAGGTAGGTCGGCGCACCATTCAGTTTGTGGAAACCCCCATGGTCCACTGGCCGGACAGCATGGTCTCCTATATCCCGGAAGAAAAGGTCCTCATTTCTCAGGACGCCTTCGGGGAACACTACGCCACTAGCACCCGCTTTGACGACGATGTGGACTTCTGTGAGCTCTTCCAGGAGGTGGCCAAGTATTACGCCAACATCGTGTTGCCCTTCTCCCCGCAGGTGCAGAAGGTGCTTCAGACGGTAAAGGACCTCAAGCTGGAGATCGAGATGATCTGTCCGGACCACGGGGTCATCTGGCGCAGGCACGTAAAAGAAATCCTTGAGGCCTACGACCGCTGGAGCCGTTACGAGGCCGAGCCCCGGGTTCTGGTCATCTATGACACCATGTGGCACAGTACGGAGAAGATGGCCTGGGCCCTTTACGAGGGAGCGGTCAGCGAGGGGGTGGAGGCGGAATTCTTCCGGCTTTCGGTAACGGACACCACGGAGCTCATGACCGAGGTTATGCGGGCCAAAGGCCTGGCCTTTGGTTCTTCCACCCTGAATAACGGGCTTCTTCCCACCGTGGCCGGCTTTACTACTTATATGAAAGGTTTGCGGCCGCGGAATAAGCTGGGCCTGGCCTTCGGCTCCTATGGCTGGAGCGGGGAGGCCGTAAAACACCTCAACAAGGTCTTTGAGGAGACCAAGACCGAGATCGTGCACGAGGGATTTCGGGTGAAATACGCCCCCACGGAGGAGGATCTGGCCCGGTGTCGGGAATTGGGCCGGCTTCTGGCCCAGAAGGTCAAAGAGGCCTGCGGTGTCTAA
- a CDS encoding DVU0298 family protein, with protein sequence MSKVRDLKRGVWGLLERAPDLSSLYRGLEAFPPRKAVSPLIGAFCHREERVRWWAILGLGYVTARIAEEDLEAARIVIRRLMWMLNEESGGMAWGAPEALAECLYQHRGLAAEYTPILVSYLRPDGNLLEFPPAQRGVAWGIGRLAEKERERLLAEEAPRYLLPVLDSSDLAAAGLAAWALKRLGVVPEEKLPRLRELAFSDYTVHFFDGRELRNYRVGDLAREILEAADGREPLSGDQGTP encoded by the coding sequence GTGTCTAAGGTAAGAGATCTCAAGCGGGGGGTCTGGGGGCTTCTAGAAAGGGCCCCGGACCTCTCCTCCCTTTACCGGGGGCTTGAGGCCTTTCCCCCCCGCAAGGCGGTAAGTCCCCTCATCGGGGCTTTCTGTCACCGCGAAGAACGCGTGCGGTGGTGGGCCATCCTGGGGTTGGGCTATGTGACCGCCCGTATCGCCGAGGAGGATCTGGAGGCCGCCCGCATTGTTATCCGGCGTCTCATGTGGATGCTCAATGAGGAGTCTGGGGGCATGGCCTGGGGGGCTCCGGAGGCCCTGGCCGAATGCCTCTATCAACACCGGGGACTGGCCGCGGAGTACACGCCTATTCTGGTCTCTTATCTCCGTCCCGATGGCAACCTTCTGGAGTTTCCCCCGGCCCAGCGCGGGGTGGCCTGGGGTATCGGGCGCCTGGCGGAGAAGGAGAGGGAGCGCCTTCTGGCGGAAGAGGCCCCGCGTTATCTCCTGCCGGTTCTTGATTCCTCAGACCTGGCCGCTGCCGGCCTGGCAGCCTGGGCCCTGAAACGCCTGGGGGTGGTCCCCGAGGAGAAGCTTCCACGCCTTCGGGAACTGGCCTTTTCGGATTATACGGTGCATTTCTTTGATGGTCGGGAATTAAGGAATTATCGTGTGGGGGATTTAGCCCGAGAGATCCTGGAGGCTGCGGATGGAAGGGAGCCTTTATCAGGAGATCAAGGAACGCCTTGA
- the rnr gene encoding ribonuclease R, whose product MARKKKRRKKRPAYLDLPLPEAIKGAMREAGRPLLLRELYHLLHIPKEERASFRRLVKGLAARGELIHIKGRRYGLPEEMPLVTGRLSVHPEGYGFVNPEDEKAPTVFIPPGRLKGALDGDLVVARIERRTKKGPEGTVIRILERRRKRIVGFFYRSRKVSTVIPEDERLPVEILIPPGEERGAEDGEMVVAEITDFSPGRRIPEGRVVEVLGDPEDLQTQAKAVIYNYELPHRWSRRVREELARLPDEVRPEDKAGRRDLTRVPLVTIDGESARDFDDAVCVRRTRTGYKLYVAIADVSHYVKPGSALDREAYERGTSVYFPNMVVPMFPEKLSNGLCSLNPQVERLALTVEMDFDREGNLRRSRFYPAVIRSHARLTYNEVKAMLVDRDRELRKKYKPLLRMLEAAAELAQLLRKRRLSRGSIDFDLPEPEVVLDLQGEIRDIVRRERHLAHFLIEEFMIAANEAVARYLEERGYPFLYRVHEAPDPVKIREFVEFARTLGLDLEAPVEPTPAWVQEVIRLAEGRPYAYLVNMLLLRSMKQAQYSPENIGHFGLASACYCHFTSPIRRYPDLVVHRTLKTALKRKRPPYPYEKLVEMGKHLSQRERTAMEAEREMLERVQVRFMQEHLGETFTGIISGVTAFGFFVELEEYFVSGLVRLTDLHDDYYFLDEKNHRLVGRRTGRLFQIGQRVRVRVKEVNLRRRQITFELVEPRP is encoded by the coding sequence ATGGCGCGCAAGAAAAAAAGGCGTAAGAAGCGCCCGGCCTATCTAGACCTTCCTCTGCCGGAGGCCATTAAGGGGGCCATGCGGGAGGCGGGCCGCCCCCTCCTCCTGCGGGAGCTCTATCACCTCCTGCATATTCCCAAAGAAGAAAGGGCCTCCTTTCGGCGCCTGGTCAAGGGGCTTGCGGCCCGCGGGGAACTCATTCACATCAAGGGGCGACGTTACGGCCTTCCGGAGGAAATGCCTTTGGTCACCGGAAGGCTCTCGGTGCACCCCGAAGGATACGGTTTCGTAAATCCCGAAGATGAAAAGGCCCCTACGGTCTTCATCCCTCCGGGGCGACTTAAGGGGGCCCTGGACGGGGACCTGGTGGTGGCCCGCATCGAACGCCGCACCAAAAAGGGCCCTGAGGGGACGGTCATCCGCATCCTGGAGCGCCGGCGCAAGAGGATCGTGGGCTTTTTCTACCGCAGTCGCAAGGTCTCCACGGTCATCCCCGAAGACGAAAGACTTCCGGTGGAGATCCTCATTCCCCCGGGAGAGGAGCGCGGAGCCGAGGACGGGGAGATGGTAGTGGCGGAGATCACGGACTTTTCTCCCGGCCGCCGCATTCCCGAGGGCCGGGTGGTGGAGGTCCTGGGGGATCCGGAAGATCTCCAGACCCAGGCCAAGGCCGTCATCTACAATTACGAACTGCCTCACCGCTGGAGCCGCCGTGTGAGGGAGGAACTGGCCCGACTCCCCGACGAAGTACGCCCGGAAGACAAGGCCGGCCGCCGGGATCTCACCCGGGTGCCTCTGGTGACCATCGATGGGGAGAGCGCCCGGGACTTTGATGATGCGGTCTGCGTACGCCGCACCCGCACCGGCTATAAACTTTACGTGGCCATTGCTGACGTCTCCCATTACGTAAAGCCGGGCTCGGCCCTGGACCGCGAGGCCTATGAACGGGGAACCAGTGTCTATTTTCCCAACATGGTGGTCCCCATGTTCCCGGAAAAGCTCTCTAACGGACTCTGCAGCCTCAATCCCCAGGTGGAACGCCTGGCCCTGACCGTGGAGATGGACTTTGATCGGGAAGGGAACCTGCGCCGCAGTCGCTTCTATCCCGCCGTCATCCGCAGTCACGCCCGTCTCACTTACAACGAAGTCAAGGCCATGCTGGTGGACCGGGACCGGGAGTTGCGAAAGAAATACAAACCCCTTCTCCGGATGCTAGAGGCGGCAGCCGAGCTGGCCCAGCTCTTGCGCAAAAGGCGCCTTTCCCGGGGCAGTATCGACTTCGATCTTCCGGAGCCGGAAGTGGTCCTGGATCTTCAGGGGGAGATCCGGGACATCGTGCGGCGGGAGCGGCATCTGGCCCACTTTCTCATCGAGGAATTTATGATTGCCGCCAACGAGGCCGTGGCCCGTTATTTGGAAGAGCGGGGCTATCCTTTTCTCTACCGAGTGCACGAGGCGCCGGACCCGGTGAAAATTCGGGAATTTGTGGAGTTTGCGCGCACCTTAGGCCTGGATCTGGAAGCTCCGGTGGAACCTACCCCGGCCTGGGTACAGGAGGTCATTCGTCTGGCGGAGGGCCGCCCTTACGCCTATCTGGTAAACATGCTTCTTTTGCGTTCCATGAAGCAGGCCCAGTACAGTCCGGAAAACATCGGGCACTTCGGCCTGGCCTCGGCCTGCTATTGCCATTTCACTTCTCCTATCCGGCGCTATCCCGACCTGGTGGTCCACCGGACCCTCAAAACCGCTCTTAAGCGCAAACGCCCGCCCTATCCTTATGAAAAGCTGGTGGAAATGGGCAAACATCTCTCCCAGCGCGAACGCACGGCCATGGAGGCCGAACGAGAGATGCTGGAAAGGGTGCAGGTCCGCTTCATGCAGGAACATCTAGGAGAGACCTTTACCGGGATCATTTCCGGGGTCACGGCCTTTGGCTTCTTCGTGGAACTGGAAGAATATTTCGTCTCCGGACTGGTACGCCTTACAGATCTCCACGATGACTACTATTTTCTGGACGAAAAAAATCATCGCCTGGTAGGCCGCCGCACCGGCCGCCTCTTTCAGATCGGCCAAAGGGTCCGGGTGAGGGTGAAGGAGGTAAATCTAAGGCGCCGGCAGATTACTTTCGAGCTGGTAGAACCTCGGCCTTGA
- a CDS encoding flagellar hook protein FlgE — MALTDALFTGTSGLKSLGHGMSVVGDNVANLNTTAFKGSRVTFQDVMAQSINTASGSGQLGRGATVQALYPTFGQGSFESTASPTDLAIAGNGFFMVKEPGSTGNIFYTRDGQFTVDKNGYLINPSGFRVQGWQIDENTGDITGAITDIRIDRTSAPVATSKIDVITNLDAREELETLIVNLNGDVDDGSTVSTTFVVRDVDGNDNKLYVELTYDAGLNKWNYVIRKDNATGPILAQGTNASTTRATVELPTTGENIIVDWSAVTHTTSADTLSAPGRLGRVEVNGDITPDTWNYLDYTLTDANGNTRNLRLWLYYDSGDSRWDYYVVENPTTPAPADPTGEGGTILAQATNIADTDTWFFLDGTTQRVNLDWSAVTTGGTGSLNLAASYPLQEVPTLLDRWDARNETPLASTEYTYRTTLTVYDSLGTPHEITIYYDTTTKENTYEFLVTCNPSEDQRDFVRDADPMQWVDQEGSVTVTKDIPSGSTYADTKRGVLMYGRLSFDNQGNVKNFYETYRIDANTGVPVKIVGPNGVPVADPADGFEATGANGYPLLIADFLGIDLVDNRPAGSEQDQGTNVQALQQIEMNFGYYYKDSWRSESVRTTQYATSNSTIFYDQNGFGPGSLETVSVDTDGVITGHYSNGRVIPLWMVALANFNAPERLDKVGGNLYRETTGSGPPITGKPRTNGLGSIAPNSLEQSNVDLGEQFVKMIIFQRGFQADARIITVTDTMLDELINLKR, encoded by the coding sequence ATGGCTCTCACCGATGCCCTTTTTACCGGAACCAGCGGCCTCAAAAGTCTGGGGCACGGAATGAGTGTGGTGGGAGACAACGTGGCCAACCTAAACACCACGGCCTTTAAGGGCTCTCGGGTGACCTTCCAAGACGTGATGGCCCAGAGCATCAACACCGCGAGCGGCTCCGGGCAGCTCGGCCGAGGAGCCACGGTGCAGGCCCTCTATCCCACCTTCGGCCAGGGGTCCTTCGAGTCCACAGCCAGCCCTACGGATTTGGCCATCGCTGGAAACGGCTTTTTCATGGTAAAGGAACCCGGCTCCACCGGAAACATCTTCTATACCCGGGATGGACAATTCACGGTGGACAAAAATGGCTATCTCATCAATCCTTCCGGTTTCCGGGTGCAGGGCTGGCAGATCGACGAAAATACCGGAGACATCACCGGAGCCATCACCGATATCCGCATCGACCGGACCTCGGCCCCGGTGGCTACCTCCAAGATTGATGTCATTACCAACCTTGACGCCCGGGAAGAACTGGAAACCCTGATCGTAAATCTCAACGGCGATGTGGACGATGGTAGTACAGTAAGTACTACCTTCGTGGTCCGGGATGTAGACGGGAATGATAACAAGCTCTATGTGGAATTGACCTACGATGCCGGCCTTAATAAATGGAATTACGTCATCCGGAAAGACAACGCCACCGGTCCCATCCTGGCCCAGGGAACCAATGCGAGCACCACCCGGGCCACCGTCGAGCTTCCCACCACTGGAGAAAACATCATTGTGGACTGGAGTGCGGTCACCCATACCACCTCCGCCGATACTCTTTCGGCCCCTGGACGACTGGGACGGGTAGAAGTGAACGGAGACATCACCCCGGACACCTGGAATTATCTGGACTATACCCTTACGGATGCCAACGGAAACACCCGCAACCTACGTCTGTGGCTCTATTATGATAGCGGAGATAGTCGGTGGGATTACTATGTGGTCGAGAATCCCACCACTCCTGCCCCGGCAGACCCCACGGGCGAAGGCGGAACTATCCTGGCCCAGGCTACTAATATCGCTGATACCGATACCTGGTTTTTCCTGGATGGCACCACACAGAGGGTTAATCTTGACTGGAGCGCGGTGACCACCGGGGGTACGGGCTCCCTAAACCTGGCGGCTTCCTACCCCCTCCAGGAGGTCCCCACCCTTCTTGATCGCTGGGATGCCCGCAACGAGACCCCCCTGGCCTCCACGGAATACACTTACCGCACCACCCTTACGGTTTACGATTCCTTGGGCACCCCCCACGAAATCACCATCTATTACGATACCACCACCAAAGAAAATACCTACGAATTCCTGGTCACCTGTAACCCTTCGGAGGACCAGCGGGACTTCGTGCGGGATGCGGATCCCATGCAGTGGGTAGACCAGGAGGGCTCGGTCACTGTGACCAAGGACATCCCTTCCGGAAGTACTTACGCGGATACCAAGCGCGGAGTCCTGATGTACGGAAGGCTCTCCTTTGATAACCAGGGAAACGTGAAAAATTTCTACGAGACCTACCGTATCGACGCTAATACCGGGGTGCCGGTAAAGATCGTGGGGCCCAATGGAGTGCCGGTGGCCGATCCCGCCGATGGTTTTGAGGCCACCGGAGCCAATGGTTACCCCCTTCTCATTGCCGATTTTCTGGGAATTGACCTGGTGGACAACCGTCCGGCAGGCTCCGAACAGGATCAGGGGACCAATGTGCAGGCCCTGCAACAGATCGAAATGAATTTTGGATACTACTATAAAGATTCCTGGCGCTCGGAGTCCGTGCGCACCACCCAGTACGCCACCAGCAACTCCACCATCTTTTACGACCAGAATGGTTTCGGCCCGGGGTCCCTGGAAACCGTCTCCGTGGATACCGACGGGGTAATCACCGGGCATTATTCTAACGGACGGGTCATTCCCCTCTGGATGGTGGCGCTGGCCAACTTCAATGCCCCGGAAAGACTGGACAAGGTGGGGGGAAATCTCTATCGGGAGACCACGGGTTCCGGGCCGCCCATCACTGGAAAACCACGCACTAACGGCCTGGGATCCATCGCTCCCAATAGCCTGGAGCAGTCCAACGTGGACCTGGGGGAACAGTTCGTGAAGATGATCATCTTCCAGCGAGGCTTTCAGGCCGACGCCCGCATTATTACGGTAACCGACACCATGCTCGACGAACTCATCAACCTCAAACGGTAA
- a CDS encoding flagellar hook protein FlgE, with the protein MGIFGSIYTGASGIQEQSLALRVTANNVANLNTTGFKGDRSLFADIFAQASGEVFPREKGLGVLFDLTTDFSPGGYETTDIPTDLAIMGRGFFAVSDGTNTYYTRDGHFLLEETGDNTLRMVTPLGYTLLGADPTASPTNTTQLSPVEIPRTIAGRGTSRISLQLNLDARKETEGTSRRLLEAWDATRPTGPIDSNDYEYVTSLKVYDPTGVDHLLNLYLDTTDQNNQYEVLLTLADPAEDWRGTGPYAGALLWGTLDFGATGEITQASFYTVNLDGTLTPQDLTQSGTPQFTVNFTGTPQTIDLDLGFYYDPQGNLVRTPLSSHMYATPFAVLYQNQDGYPPGIFDRVEIDVDGTVRAFYTNQQSQEVARIWLADFTGLEDSLDRAGANLFVPRAGATPILLNPGRDSAAALSSGALETSNVDLATEMIHLLTFQRTFQSSARVITTADQMLEDFLRAR; encoded by the coding sequence ATGGGGATCTTTGGGAGCATTTACACCGGGGCCTCCGGGATTCAGGAACAGAGCCTGGCCCTGCGGGTTACGGCCAACAACGTGGCCAACCTCAACACCACGGGATTCAAGGGTGACCGGAGCCTCTTTGCGGATATCTTCGCTCAGGCCTCGGGCGAGGTCTTTCCCCGGGAAAAGGGCCTGGGAGTCCTTTTCGACCTCACCACGGATTTCTCTCCCGGAGGCTATGAGACCACGGACATCCCCACCGACCTGGCCATCATGGGACGGGGTTTCTTTGCGGTCTCTGACGGGACCAACACCTACTATACCCGGGATGGGCATTTTCTCCTGGAAGAAACCGGAGATAATACCCTGCGCATGGTTACCCCCCTGGGCTATACACTCCTCGGGGCCGATCCCACAGCCTCTCCCACGAACACCACCCAGCTCAGCCCGGTGGAAATCCCCCGGACCATCGCCGGAAGGGGCACCAGCCGGATTTCCCTACAGCTCAACCTCGATGCCCGCAAGGAGACCGAGGGGACCAGCCGGAGACTCCTTGAGGCCTGGGATGCCACCCGCCCCACCGGACCTATTGACAGCAACGACTACGAATACGTGACCAGCCTGAAGGTTTACGACCCCACCGGGGTGGACCATCTCCTGAATCTCTATCTGGACACTACGGACCAGAACAACCAGTACGAGGTGTTACTCACCCTGGCCGATCCGGCTGAGGACTGGCGCGGCACAGGCCCCTACGCCGGGGCCCTCCTCTGGGGCACCCTGGATTTCGGGGCTACGGGAGAGATCACCCAGGCCAGCTTTTACACGGTGAACCTGGACGGAACCCTCACCCCCCAGGACCTTACCCAGAGCGGCACCCCTCAGTTTACGGTGAATTTCACCGGGACCCCCCAGACCATCGATCTGGACCTGGGATTCTATTACGACCCCCAAGGGAACCTGGTGCGCACTCCCCTCTCCTCGCATATGTACGCCACCCCTTTTGCCGTCCTTTATCAAAATCAGGACGGCTATCCTCCGGGGATCTTCGACCGGGTGGAGATCGATGTGGACGGAACGGTGCGGGCCTTTTACACCAACCAGCAGTCCCAGGAGGTGGCCCGGATCTGGCTGGCGGATTTCACCGGCCTTGAGGATTCGCTGGATAGGGCCGGAGCCAATCTCTTTGTTCCCCGGGCCGGGGCCACGCCTATCCTTTTGAATCCCGGACGCGATTCCGCAGCCGCCCTTTCTTCCGGGGCTTTGGAGACCTCCAACGTGGACCTGGCCACGGAGATGATCCATCTCCTTACCTTCCAGCGGACCTTTCAGTCGAGCGCCCGGGTGATCACCACTGCGGATCAGATGCTCGAAGACTTTCTGAGGGCCAGATGA
- a CDS encoding flagellar hook assembly protein FlgD, with protein MIAGVNEKTGQPLALERVPKKTLSRDDFMLLFIKQLQFQDPMKPIENNEMAMQMALFSQVDQLFDLNQNFEKILELARDFSLSATTSLLGKTVKVKGDYGRVEGGKFLGAEFELEEPAQGVEVVITDEQGRLVKRLSLGSLPAGKHRVEWDATDENGNPVPDGNYRLRVILPGKNPQDTPSLLVTGRVTGAVLGDTPQVVVNGQLLLKPSEIERVFTESS; from the coding sequence ATGATCGCCGGCGTGAACGAAAAGACCGGACAGCCCCTAGCCCTGGAACGGGTCCCCAAAAAGACCCTTAGCCGGGACGATTTTATGCTCCTTTTCATCAAACAGCTCCAATTTCAAGATCCCATGAAACCCATCGAAAACAACGAAATGGCCATGCAGATGGCCCTTTTCAGTCAGGTGGACCAGCTCTTTGACCTCAACCAGAACTTCGAAAAAATCCTGGAGCTGGCCCGGGACTTCTCCCTTTCGGCCACCACCTCCCTCCTGGGAAAGACCGTAAAGGTGAAAGGGGATTACGGACGCGTGGAGGGAGGAAAATTCCTGGGGGCGGAGTTTGAACTGGAGGAGCCCGCCCAGGGCGTGGAGGTGGTCATCACCGATGAGCAGGGTCGCCTGGTGAAGCGCCTCTCCCTAGGAAGTCTCCCGGCGGGTAAACACCGGGTGGAATGGGACGCCACCGACGAAAACGGAAACCCGGTGCCTGACGGAAACTACCGCCTGAGGGTCATCCTCCCCGGGAAAAACCCTCAGGACACTCCCTCCCTTCTGGTTACCGGAAGGGTGACCGGAGCGGTCCTGGGAGATACCCCTCAGGTGGTGGTAAACGGGCAGCTACTCCTCAAGCCTTCGGAGATCGAAAGGGTCTTCACCGAGTCTTCCTAA
- a CDS encoding flagellar hook-length control protein FliK, with protein sequence MVGRGEALLKAPENLSAGIPTGGGDGPSPVPAGEVPEFIKDLVVEIQPSGERRARLKLEPPDLGELDIDLKVHRQEVSVFLRVEKPEALHQLQPHLPHLQHLLEDLGFNVLECQVSLGGAGQGWHFAEERGRESSGEKAPSIKAVEEVPAEKEPASGVASGRGINLVV encoded by the coding sequence TTGGTCGGGAGGGGAGAGGCCCTGCTTAAGGCCCCGGAAAATCTCTCCGCCGGTATTCCCACCGGTGGGGGAGACGGTCCTTCCCCGGTGCCGGCCGGAGAGGTTCCGGAATTCATAAAGGATCTGGTGGTGGAGATCCAGCCCTCGGGAGAGCGCAGGGCCCGCCTCAAACTTGAGCCTCCGGACCTGGGAGAGCTGGACATAGATCTCAAAGTACACCGTCAGGAGGTGAGCGTCTTTCTACGGGTGGAAAAACCCGAGGCCCTGCATCAACTCCAGCCCCACCTCCCGCACCTCCAGCACCTCCTTGAGGACCTGGGCTTCAACGTACTGGAATGCCAGGTGAGCCTGGGAGGAGCCGGCCAGGGCTGGCACTTTGCCGAAGAAAGAGGCCGGGAATCCTCTGGGGAGAAGGCTCCCTCCATAAAGGCCGTGGAGGAAGTCCCGGCCGAAAAGGAGCCCGCCTCAGGGGTCGCCTCCGGAAGAGGGATAAATCTGGTGGTTTAG